A window of Sutcliffiella cohnii contains these coding sequences:
- a CDS encoding ABC transporter permease produces MKPLMAQCKAEIIRILRNPYYVFWSLFMPIVFYFIFTNVFNTGIENKEEWHAHYLMSMTTFSVMGSAILTLGIRIVEERAKGWSMFLKVTPLSDNSYFIAKMVSQSIIHVFSIIVIFLAGGLINGVSLSIGEWLYAGVWILGASIPFLALGVLVGTMKKVDTAAGVSNLMYMLLAISGGMWMPIDLMPSIIQSIAKWLPSFNFGNGAWEIIRGGHPSVMNILILTAYVLLFMVLSTYIRKKQEVAV; encoded by the coding sequence TTGAAACCATTAATGGCGCAATGTAAAGCGGAAATCATTCGAATTTTACGAAACCCATATTACGTTTTCTGGTCGTTATTTATGCCTATCGTGTTTTACTTTATTTTCACAAATGTTTTTAATACAGGAATTGAAAATAAAGAAGAATGGCATGCTCATTATTTAATGTCGATGACTACATTTAGTGTGATGGGCTCCGCAATTTTGACATTAGGCATACGTATAGTAGAAGAGCGAGCAAAAGGATGGTCTATGTTTCTAAAAGTGACGCCTCTATCTGATAACAGTTATTTTATTGCCAAAATGGTTAGCCAGTCTATCATTCATGTATTCTCTATTATAGTTATTTTTTTAGCGGGAGGTCTAATTAACGGGGTATCGTTATCGATAGGTGAATGGCTTTATGCAGGTGTTTGGATATTAGGCGCTTCCATCCCTTTTCTTGCTCTAGGAGTATTAGTAGGAACGATGAAGAAAGTAGATACGGCTGCAGGAGTTAGCAATTTAATGTATATGTTATTAGCCATTTCTGGTGGCATGTGGATGCCAATCGATTTGATGCCTAGTATTATCCAATCTATCGCAAAATGGTTACCATCTTTTAACTTTGGAAACGGTGCGTGGGAAATTATTCGTGGTGGGCATCCGAGTGTGATGAATATTCTGATTTTAACTGCCTACGTCCTTTTATTTATGGTATTATCAACCTATATTAGGAAAAAACAAGAAGTGGCGGTGTAG
- a CDS encoding sensor histidine kinase: protein MAKGRRVIEIFPKKYGFFPYVFLIYLCLPAFYVYQEEGWKAITGWIALLLFLLTYRQLYVTQKYFHVWLALQMLIILYLSIFFDIYNIFLGFFTANFIGWYTKKNSFFTALAAFIITLVIPLVIYIFNNDTFYHLVFFVPFLIIMLMSPIGVRSMNSRMELERQLDEANQQIKELVKREERMRIARDLHDTLGHTLSLLTLKSQLISKLALKDGEKASIQAKEMERISRSALSQVRELVSEMRTVTIAEELLEAQTLLETANIQLTIIGETSVKEVPHLTQNILSLCIREAMTNIVKHSKATNCSINIVKNAGEVNITIEDNGVGMKEQQTGGNGLKGIEERLELIDGCLSFSSNKGVKLNITVPIILKEREDNAS, encoded by the coding sequence ATGGCGAAAGGTAGAAGAGTAATAGAAATTTTCCCGAAAAAATATGGTTTCTTTCCATATGTGTTTCTAATCTATTTATGTTTACCAGCTTTTTACGTATACCAAGAAGAAGGTTGGAAAGCCATTACAGGGTGGATTGCTCTTCTATTATTTTTACTTACTTACCGACAGCTTTACGTAACACAAAAATACTTTCATGTATGGCTAGCATTACAAATGTTAATTATTCTTTATTTATCTATCTTTTTTGATATTTACAATATATTTTTAGGTTTCTTTACAGCTAATTTTATCGGGTGGTACACGAAAAAGAATTCATTTTTCACCGCACTTGCTGCGTTCATTATTACTCTAGTTATTCCGCTCGTTATTTATATTTTTAACAATGACACTTTTTATCATTTAGTGTTTTTTGTACCTTTTTTAATCATCATGCTCATGTCTCCTATCGGTGTGCGTTCTATGAACAGCCGAATGGAGTTGGAGCGACAGCTAGATGAAGCTAATCAACAAATTAAAGAGCTAGTAAAAAGAGAGGAACGAATGAGAATTGCCCGTGATCTCCATGATACGTTAGGACATACGCTTTCTCTATTAACATTAAAAAGCCAGCTTATTAGTAAACTAGCGTTAAAAGACGGAGAAAAAGCAAGTATTCAAGCGAAGGAGATGGAGCGAATTTCTCGATCAGCTCTCTCCCAAGTGAGGGAGCTAGTTTCAGAAATGCGTACCGTTACGATTGCAGAAGAACTGTTGGAAGCACAAACGCTATTAGAGACGGCAAACATTCAATTAACGATAATTGGCGAGACATCGGTGAAGGAAGTCCCTCATTTAACACAAAATATTTTAAGTTTATGTATCCGAGAAGCGATGACGAATATCGTTAAGCATAGTAAGGCAACGAACTGTTCTATAAATATAGTGAAAAATGCGGGAGAAGTGAATATCACGATTGAGGATAATGGGGTAGGAATGAAAGAACAGCAAACGGGAGGAAATGGCTTAAAAGGTATTGAAGAGCGGTTAGAATTAATTGATGGCTGTTTATCCTTCTCATCGAATAAGGGTGTTAAGTTAAACATCACTGTTCCAATTATTTTAAAAGAACGGGAGGATAATGCTTCATGA
- a CDS encoding response regulator transcription factor, whose translation MIRLLIAEDQRMLRGALGSLLDLEDDLEVIAQVSNGEEALQTILSEDPDVCLLDIEMPKKTGLEVAESLQKLNAPSKVIILTTFARPGYFKRAVQAGVHGYLLKDGSSDELAESIRNVMKGKREFAPELVFGSLHDQEALTERECEVLRLAAEGMTTKEISKHLFLSPGTVRNYVSEIISKLQVKNRMEAIKLAKERGWI comes from the coding sequence ATGATTCGATTACTTATCGCAGAAGATCAGCGCATGTTACGAGGGGCACTAGGCTCGTTATTAGATTTAGAAGATGATTTGGAAGTAATAGCACAAGTAAGTAACGGGGAAGAGGCGTTACAAACTATCCTTTCTGAAGACCCGGATGTTTGTTTACTAGACATCGAGATGCCTAAAAAAACAGGCTTGGAAGTAGCAGAATCGTTGCAAAAATTAAACGCTCCTTCCAAAGTAATTATATTAACGACATTTGCGAGACCAGGATACTTTAAAAGAGCCGTTCAAGCAGGTGTTCACGGTTACCTACTAAAGGACGGTTCTAGTGATGAGTTAGCGGAGTCCATTCGGAACGTGATGAAAGGAAAAAGAGAATTTGCGCCAGAATTAGTTTTTGGTAGTTTACATGATCAAGAGGCGTTAACAGAGCGGGAATGTGAAGTTTTGAGGTTAGCGGCAGAGGGGATGACGACGAAAGAAATCTCTAAGCACCTATTTTTATCACCAGGAACAGTGAGAAATTACGTTTCAGAAATCATTAGTAAACTACAAGTGAAAAATAGAATGGAAGCGATAAAACTAGCAAAAGAAAGAGGATGGATATAA
- a CDS encoding coproporphyrinogen III oxidase, translating to MNINIKGVDDQRLHRPLTLIADLFFEESTLTFQVDDSPEALQVNMSITIENNKCTVTGTLKKDTKIMDCTKEKNLEGFETEKEQLKQVKNTVLHVFLSLLQDYTRIVQKWGILTGVRPVKLLHTKLQNGESKEEVHRQLKEEYLITDEKIELMQEIVDRQLSVVPDLYDLGKEVSIYIGIPFCPTKCAYCTFPAYAINGKQGKVDSFLGGLHHEIEVVGKWLKDNDIKITTVYYGGGTPTSITAEEMDMLYEQMYQSFPHMERVREVTVEAGRPDTITPEKLEVLKKWNIDRISINPQSYIQETLKAIGRHHTVEETVEKFHLARSMDMNNINKDLIIGLPGEGTKEFDYTLSETEKLMPESLTVHTLSFKRASEMTKNKQKYKVADRDEISKMMDMATKWTKDHGYVPYYLYRQKNILGNLENVGYALPGQDSIYNIMIMEERQSIIGLGCGASSKFVNPVTGKITRFANPKDPKSYNDGYLHYTEEKIKILEDLFNM from the coding sequence ATGAATATAAATATTAAAGGAGTCGATGATCAAAGATTACATCGACCACTAACATTAATAGCCGATTTATTTTTTGAAGAAAGCACATTAACCTTTCAAGTGGATGATAGCCCGGAAGCACTACAGGTTAATATGTCTATAACTATTGAAAACAATAAGTGCACTGTCACAGGTACCCTTAAAAAAGATACAAAAATAATGGATTGTACGAAAGAAAAAAACTTAGAAGGTTTTGAAACAGAAAAAGAACAGTTAAAGCAAGTAAAAAATACCGTTCTTCATGTGTTCCTTTCTCTTTTACAAGACTACACTCGTATTGTTCAAAAGTGGGGTATTTTAACAGGTGTACGTCCCGTTAAGCTACTTCATACGAAACTACAAAACGGCGAAAGTAAGGAAGAAGTACATCGTCAACTAAAAGAGGAATATTTAATTACCGATGAAAAGATTGAACTAATGCAAGAAATTGTAGACCGTCAACTTTCTGTCGTTCCAGACCTGTACGATTTAGGAAAGGAAGTAAGTATTTATATCGGTATTCCTTTTTGTCCGACGAAATGTGCGTATTGTACATTCCCAGCATACGCAATTAACGGAAAGCAAGGAAAAGTGGACTCGTTTCTAGGAGGATTACACCACGAAATAGAAGTAGTCGGCAAATGGTTAAAAGACAATGATATTAAAATAACAACTGTTTATTACGGTGGTGGTACTCCAACGAGTATTACAGCGGAAGAAATGGATATGTTATATGAACAAATGTATCAATCTTTTCCTCATATGGAACGAGTACGGGAAGTAACAGTAGAAGCGGGACGCCCTGATACAATAACACCTGAAAAGCTAGAAGTATTGAAGAAATGGAATATTGACCGTATTAGTATTAATCCACAATCGTATATACAAGAAACGTTAAAAGCGATTGGCCGTCATCATACTGTTGAGGAAACTGTAGAGAAATTCCACTTAGCACGTTCGATGGACATGAACAACATCAATAAGGACCTTATTATTGGCTTGCCAGGAGAAGGGACAAAAGAATTTGACTATACATTAAGTGAAACAGAGAAGTTAATGCCAGAGTCATTAACAGTTCACACTTTATCGTTTAAACGTGCGTCTGAAATGACAAAGAATAAGCAAAAATATAAAGTTGCCGACCGTGATGAAATTAGTAAAATGATGGACATGGCTACGAAATGGACGAAGGACCATGGTTACGTTCCTTATTACTTGTACCGTCAAAAAAATATTTTAGGTAATCTTGAAAATGTTGGATATGCACTACCAGGACAAGATAGTATTTACAATATTATGATTATGGAAGAACGTCAGTCCATTATCGGTTTAGGTTGTGGGGCATCGAGTAAGTTTGTAAACCCGGTAACAGGGAAGATTACTCGATTTGCGAACCCGAAAGATCCAAAATCATATAATGATGGGTATTTGCATTATACGGAAGAAAAAATAAAAATTTTAGAAGACCTTTTTAACATGTAA
- a CDS encoding S8 family peptidase: MCALLLVPSFNFNTASAESKGTSVSFADSKGAAEAKVSKSLVEKYKKDEMVSFLVRFKEQVDTVSVAAKAEEKAAKQNLTPGKTSLAKRSTIVSELQATAKVTQADVLDFLSKQEASGKAKDVQSFYIVNGIAVTATKDVMEKIASFPEVEAITHNAEVQLYPNAEPTSSVEDAAPTSGNVEWNIEQVGAPATWDMGIDGSGVVVAVMDTGVQWDHPALIQQYNGYDFNNPNNPSHTYNWFDAVNGRAVPYDDHGHGTHVTGTVLGVEMDGTNAIGVAPGAKWIGVKILSGSGSGSTAGILAGAQYLLAPTDENGVPNPDMAPDVVNNSWGGGPGMDEWFRPMVQAWRSADIYPVFAAGNTTLTNPGGPGSVAVPANYPESYAVGATDINMNLGSFSLQGPSPYGEMKPEVSAPGVNIRSATPGSSYQGGWNGTSMAAPHVAGAVALLKQVNASLSIDDIAEILETTATPRTNSQYPEAPNNGFGHGIINVFDAVSSVISGLGTVKGNVTVDGDDDQAPVIGHDGHGETYAGLPVAIEASVEDNISVTSVVVEYSKGDSFETVSARRVSGDFKNGVYEATIPGEDVVEGELVYRIKATDFGGNETVSDDYSITVNPAPSVGYYQDFEESFAGWVTYGDNNTWEWGVPTSGPGSAYSGEKAVATNLAGQYVNNTYSILESPPIAVPESGEAFLQFKHWYNIENNWDFGDVWISADGGATWDNVATYTNVSNGWVDAQFDLSGYAGNTIIVSFDLDTDGSVVRDGWYIDDFRISDTALSSLETGKEVTPKKERGEVTKKGVRERSGERPDVSKFKDVSINVESNSIGPVALPLAAKVSILETGRSVNTNPANGSYSMTHATGDYTMVAEAYGHESQTQTVTIEDGVEANVNFNLEELAKGTVAGTVTNEATGLPVEGATIYLMEDAAVAPATTDANGAYSLTGYEGEYTLKVVAPSYYSHEFTVTLEGNVELNVELKPFIGFPGEIGYDDGTAENARAFYDAGNGWAVKMSLEEGHNKALVTGGIFRFWDTEWPVPGGTAFQVAIHDANGADGAPGTRLAGPIDATALRDGTWTHVDLSEEGIVVEGDFYMVYIQSHPNPNTPGLATDEDGPNAGRSWQMVGGAWSPAPTAEGNYMIRAAVNYEVTAPTISSPVDGTFTNESSVTVEGTSAPSTTVHVYNNGEEVGTASTSSQGTYSVEVSLSEGENSLTAKASTENGMTDASEAVVVVLDQVAPEVEITSPVDGLKTNRETVTVEGTVEDENIDSVTVNGQSATVSNGTFSKRILLDEGANEIEVVATDKAGNTSSDSMTVYAKFSDITISNVEPSEDVTLRAGESVTISFSSEEDLDASFVLRMPLTNLSGLNNATELPLTEVAPGQYEVTWTAPSTIMAEGVEIEVIARDDYGNESREIAAGKLHINGWQPGDKDRPVRPLPGRPDLPDLPVRGDIAPTK, encoded by the coding sequence ATGTGCGCACTATTACTCGTTCCAAGTTTTAATTTTAACACGGCTTCAGCAGAGTCAAAAGGTACATCCGTTTCTTTTGCAGATAGTAAAGGTGCAGCTGAAGCTAAAGTAAGTAAAAGTTTAGTAGAAAAATATAAAAAAGATGAAATGGTATCATTTCTTGTTCGCTTTAAGGAGCAAGTTGATACTGTAAGTGTAGCAGCAAAAGCAGAGGAAAAAGCTGCAAAGCAAAATTTAACACCTGGCAAAACATCATTAGCAAAACGTTCTACAATTGTTTCTGAGTTACAAGCAACAGCTAAAGTTACACAAGCAGATGTTTTAGATTTCTTATCAAAACAAGAAGCTTCTGGAAAAGCTAAAGACGTACAATCTTTCTATATCGTAAACGGTATCGCTGTAACAGCAACTAAAGACGTTATGGAAAAAATCGCAAGCTTCCCAGAAGTTGAAGCAATTACACATAACGCTGAGGTTCAATTATATCCAAATGCTGAACCAACTTCTTCTGTAGAAGATGCAGCTCCTACTTCTGGAAATGTTGAATGGAACATTGAACAAGTAGGTGCACCTGCAACTTGGGATATGGGAATCGACGGTAGCGGTGTTGTCGTAGCTGTTATGGATACAGGTGTTCAATGGGATCACCCTGCATTAATCCAACAATACAACGGCTATGATTTTAACAATCCGAATAATCCTTCTCATACTTACAACTGGTTCGACGCAGTAAATGGTCGTGCAGTACCTTATGACGATCATGGACATGGTACGCACGTTACTGGAACTGTCCTAGGTGTGGAAATGGATGGAACAAATGCAATTGGTGTAGCTCCTGGAGCTAAGTGGATTGGGGTTAAAATTTTAAGTGGTTCAGGTAGTGGCTCTACAGCTGGCATTCTTGCTGGTGCACAATACTTATTAGCACCAACAGATGAAAATGGTGTGCCTAACCCAGATATGGCTCCTGACGTTGTAAACAACTCATGGGGTGGAGGACCTGGAATGGATGAGTGGTTCCGTCCGATGGTGCAAGCTTGGAGATCTGCTGATATCTACCCTGTATTTGCAGCTGGTAACACTACGTTAACTAACCCAGGTGGCCCTGGTTCTGTTGCTGTACCGGCAAACTATCCAGAGTCTTATGCGGTTGGTGCAACTGATATTAACATGAACTTAGGTAGTTTCTCATTACAAGGACCATCTCCATATGGAGAAATGAAGCCAGAAGTATCTGCTCCTGGTGTAAATATCCGTTCTGCTACTCCTGGAAGTAGTTATCAAGGTGGATGGAATGGGACGTCTATGGCGGCTCCGCACGTAGCTGGTGCAGTTGCTCTATTAAAACAAGTAAATGCATCTTTATCTATTGATGACATTGCTGAAATTTTAGAAACGACAGCAACACCAAGAACAAACTCTCAATATCCAGAAGCACCTAACAATGGTTTTGGACATGGGATCATTAACGTATTTGATGCAGTTTCATCTGTCATCTCCGGTTTAGGTACTGTAAAAGGTAACGTTACGGTAGATGGGGATGATGATCAAGCGCCTGTTATTGGGCATGATGGTCATGGTGAAACATATGCTGGTCTTCCAGTAGCAATTGAGGCATCTGTAGAAGACAATATTAGTGTAACAAGTGTAGTAGTGGAATACTCAAAAGGTGATTCTTTTGAAACTGTTTCTGCTAGACGTGTTAGCGGAGACTTCAAAAATGGAGTTTATGAAGCTACTATTCCTGGCGAAGATGTGGTGGAAGGCGAACTCGTATATCGTATTAAAGCAACAGACTTCGGTGGAAACGAAACAGTTAGTGACGACTATTCCATCACTGTAAATCCTGCACCATCAGTAGGATATTATCAAGACTTTGAAGAATCTTTTGCTGGGTGGGTAACATACGGAGATAACAACACTTGGGAATGGGGAGTACCGACTAGCGGACCAGGCTCAGCATATTCTGGTGAAAAAGCTGTAGCTACAAATCTTGCTGGACAGTATGTAAATAATACTTATTCCATTCTTGAATCACCACCGATTGCAGTACCTGAAAGCGGAGAAGCATTTTTACAATTCAAGCATTGGTATAACATCGAAAACAACTGGGATTTCGGAGATGTTTGGATCTCAGCTGATGGTGGAGCTACTTGGGATAATGTAGCAACATATACGAATGTATCAAACGGTTGGGTAGATGCTCAATTTGATTTAAGTGGATATGCTGGTAATACTATTATCGTTTCATTTGACTTAGATACAGATGGAAGTGTAGTACGTGACGGTTGGTACATTGATGATTTCCGTATTTCTGACACTGCTTTATCTAGTTTAGAAACTGGTAAAGAAGTAACGCCGAAAAAAGAACGAGGAGAAGTTACGAAAAAAGGTGTTAGAGAACGTAGTGGAGAAAGACCAGACGTTTCTAAGTTCAAAGATGTTTCTATTAATGTCGAGTCTAATTCTATTGGACCGGTAGCATTACCATTAGCTGCAAAAGTTTCCATTTTAGAAACTGGTCGTTCCGTTAATACAAATCCAGCTAATGGAAGTTATTCTATGACTCATGCAACTGGTGATTATACGATGGTTGCAGAAGCATATGGACATGAATCACAAACGCAAACGGTCACAATTGAAGATGGTGTTGAAGCTAATGTTAACTTCAACCTTGAAGAGTTAGCGAAAGGAACTGTAGCTGGAACTGTTACGAACGAAGCAACAGGTTTACCAGTTGAAGGTGCAACAATCTACTTAATGGAAGATGCTGCAGTTGCTCCAGCAACAACAGATGCAAACGGCGCATATTCATTAACAGGATATGAAGGTGAATACACTCTTAAAGTTGTAGCACCAAGCTATTACAGTCATGAGTTCACTGTAACATTAGAAGGTAATGTTGAATTAAACGTTGAATTAAAGCCATTCATCGGTTTCCCTGGTGAAATCGGCTATGATGACGGTACTGCTGAAAACGCTAGAGCGTTCTACGATGCTGGTAACGGTTGGGCAGTTAAAATGTCGTTAGAAGAAGGTCATAACAAAGCACTAGTAACTGGCGGTATCTTCCGCTTCTGGGATACTGAATGGCCAGTTCCAGGCGGTACAGCATTCCAAGTTGCAATTCATGATGCAAACGGAGCAGATGGTGCACCTGGTACTAGACTTGCAGGACCAATCGATGCAACTGCATTACGTGATGGGACTTGGACGCATGTAGATTTAAGTGAAGAAGGAATCGTTGTAGAGGGAGACTTCTACATGGTTTACATTCAATCGCATCCGAATCCGAACACACCAGGTTTAGCAACAGATGAAGATGGACCGAATGCAGGTCGTAGTTGGCAAATGGTTGGTGGGGCTTGGTCACCGGCACCAACGGCAGAAGGTAACTACATGATTCGTGCCGCAGTTAATTATGAGGTTACAGCACCAACTATTTCTTCACCTGTAGATGGAACATTCACTAATGAATCATCTGTAACGGTTGAAGGTACTTCTGCTCCATCTACAACTGTACATGTGTATAACAATGGTGAAGAAGTAGGAACAGCATCTACTTCATCTCAAGGAACATACTCTGTTGAAGTTTCCTTAAGTGAAGGAGAAAATAGCTTAACTGCTAAAGCTTCTACTGAAAATGGTATGACGGATGCTTCTGAAGCAGTAGTCGTTGTACTAGATCAAGTAGCACCAGAAGTTGAGATTACTAGTCCAGTAGATGGATTAAAAACAAATAGAGAAACAGTTACGGTTGAAGGAACAGTAGAAGATGAGAACATTGATAGCGTTACTGTTAATGGTCAAAGTGCTACTGTATCTAACGGAACATTCTCTAAACGTATTTTATTAGACGAAGGTGCTAACGAAATCGAAGTAGTAGCAACAGACAAAGCTGGAAACACAAGCTCTGACTCTATGACTGTTTATGCTAAGTTTAGCGATATTACGATTTCAAACGTTGAGCCTTCTGAAGATGTAACATTACGTGCAGGCGAATCTGTAACAATCTCCTTCTCAAGTGAAGAAGATTTAGATGCAAGCTTTGTATTACGTATGCCATTAACAAATCTTTCTGGCTTAAATAATGCAACAGAGCTTCCATTAACAGAAGTTGCCCCAGGTCAATATGAAGTAACATGGACTGCTCCTTCTACTATTATGGCTGAAGGTGTGGAAATTGAAGTAATTGCTAGAGATGATTATGGTAACGAATCTCGTGAAATTGCTGCAGGTAAACTTCATATTAATGGTTGGCAGCCTGGAGACAAGGATAGACCAGTAAGACCTTTACCAGGTAGACCAGACTTACCAGATTTACCGGTTAGAGGAGATATTGCACCAACGAAATAA
- a CDS encoding TasA family protein, producing the protein MKLKKKLSMGLAPAALGLSLLIGGTYAYFTDTADANGTFAAGTFDLAVNPETIIEVDNMKPGDWMNRVFYLENNGSLDIAEVILESSYEVIDANGDNTEDFGKHIRVNFLENVDKTGREYYNDIIFSTTLYDLKDMAPDAVEKKIDEYFGEGSGLPAGTDDLMWVQFEFVDNNEDQSQFQGDSLIINWKFVAKQGEGEHID; encoded by the coding sequence ATGAAACTTAAAAAGAAATTAAGTATGGGACTAGCTCCTGCAGCTCTTGGATTATCTTTATTAATTGGGGGTACATATGCGTACTTTACGGATACTGCTGATGCTAACGGTACTTTTGCAGCAGGTACTTTTGATTTAGCGGTGAACCCAGAAACAATTATTGAAGTAGATAATATGAAGCCAGGCGACTGGATGAATCGCGTTTTCTATCTTGAAAACAATGGATCACTAGATATTGCAGAAGTTATATTGGAATCATCTTATGAAGTAATCGATGCGAATGGCGATAATACAGAAGACTTCGGAAAACATATTCGAGTTAACTTCCTTGAGAATGTTGACAAAACAGGTAGAGAATACTACAACGATATTATCTTCTCTACAACTCTATATGACTTAAAAGATATGGCTCCAGATGCAGTAGAAAAGAAAATTGATGAGTACTTTGGAGAAGGTAGCGGCTTACCAGCTGGTACAGATGACTTAATGTGGGTACAATTTGAGTTCGTTGACAATAATGAGGATCAATCACAATTCCAAGGTGATTCCTTAATCATTAATTGGAAATTTGTTGCGAAACAAGGTGAAGGTGAACATATAGATTAA
- the sipW gene encoding signal peptidase I SipW: MSFKSIISGVINVVTIGLYIGLALIIFFVLSSKASGGEPQIFGYQLKTVLSGSMEPTFMTGSIIAVKPGGDMTRFKENDIVTYRENRATLVTHRIVEVIEKNGNIMYRTRGDNNDGVDQTLLLPENIVAQYSGFTIPYLGYAIEFTKSKNGVLFLFFIPGLILIIQSIINVRNILVESKSSDQHVANNVEEST; this comes from the coding sequence ATGTCTTTTAAGTCCATTATATCTGGGGTAATTAATGTTGTGACGATAGGATTATATATTGGATTAGCACTCATCATATTTTTTGTGCTTTCATCAAAAGCTTCTGGAGGAGAGCCTCAAATATTTGGCTATCAACTAAAAACGGTTCTCTCTGGATCTATGGAGCCTACATTTATGACAGGATCCATTATAGCTGTGAAGCCAGGGGGAGATATGACTAGATTTAAAGAAAATGATATTGTCACATACAGGGAAAATAGGGCAACATTAGTTACGCATAGAATTGTAGAAGTAATAGAAAAGAACGGTAACATTATGTATCGAACTAGAGGAGACAATAATGATGGGGTGGATCAAACGTTACTCCTACCAGAAAATATAGTAGCGCAATATAGCGGTTTCACTATTCCTTACTTAGGCTACGCTATTGAATTTACGAAATCTAAAAATGGTGTTCTATTCTTGTTTTTTATCCCGGGATTAATACTAATTATTCAGTCTATTATTAATGTAAGAAATATACTCGTGGAATCGAAAAGTAGTGATCAACACGTAGCTAATAATGTGGAAGAATCTACGTGA
- a CDS encoding enoyl-CoA hydratase, which translates to MKEWKNVQYEDNGKITKITLNRPDKLNSLNDELLYELEKALQEAAKSPSSILILTGKGKAFCAGGDIKMMLEEDEALYESVITTINNIVSTLYSLKKVTVCTINGAAAGLGLSIALACDKVVAVPTAILAMNFIGIGLIPDGGGHFFLKNRIGEANAKRIIWEGKKLHAKEAKELGLIDSIVESEIDDFILAEIKRLQLAPLQAMIETKTILQRTEYPILEQMLLLEKEGQRKMRHTKDHQEGIKAFFEKRVPHFKGC; encoded by the coding sequence ATGAAGGAATGGAAAAATGTTCAGTATGAAGATAATGGAAAAATAACAAAAATTACTTTAAACCGTCCAGATAAGCTAAACTCCTTAAATGATGAATTGTTATATGAATTGGAGAAAGCCTTACAAGAGGCTGCTAAAAGCCCATCCTCTATATTAATTTTAACTGGTAAAGGGAAAGCGTTTTGTGCGGGTGGAGATATTAAAATGATGTTAGAGGAAGATGAGGCATTGTATGAGTCTGTCATTACGACTATAAATAATATTGTTTCCACCCTTTATTCATTAAAAAAAGTTACAGTTTGTACGATTAATGGGGCTGCGGCGGGATTAGGACTAAGTATCGCCCTAGCTTGTGATAAAGTGGTGGCAGTACCAACGGCTATACTTGCGATGAATTTTATTGGAATAGGACTAATACCAGATGGAGGAGGACATTTCTTCTTAAAGAACAGAATAGGGGAAGCAAATGCTAAAAGAATAATATGGGAAGGTAAAAAGCTTCATGCGAAAGAAGCGAAGGAGCTTGGCTTAATTGATAGTATTGTAGAAAGTGAGATAGATGACTTTATTTTAGCGGAAATAAAACGTCTACAGTTAGCTCCTTTACAGGCGATGATTGAAACGAAGACAATCCTTCAAAGAACAGAATATCCAATTCTAGAACAAATGCTGTTGTTAGAAAAAGAGGGACAACGAAAGATGCGTCACACGAAAGATCACCAAGAAGGAATAAAGGCGTTTTTTGAAAAAAGAGTACCTCACTTTAAAGGGTGTTAG
- a CDS encoding YhzD family protein: MEKFTLTVFHNNGEKLLDETFEAASEKEAKQLGEKRLEELNFLQTTHRCTNSKGKLLLFHR; this comes from the coding sequence ATGGAGAAATTTACTTTAACTGTTTTTCATAATAATGGGGAAAAATTGTTAGATGAGACTTTTGAGGCTGCAAGTGAAAAAGAAGCAAAACAATTGGGAGAAAAGAGACTAGAAGAATTAAATTTCCTACAAACAACTCACCGTTGTACAAATTCAAAAGGAAAGTTACTATTATTTCATCGATAA